The sequence GTGGCGGGCCTGACCGCGGGCGGTGACGACTACGTCACCAAGCCGTTCTCGCTGGAGGAGCTGGTGGCGCGCCTGCGGGCGCTCGTACGCCGCGCGGGCGTGGCCGCGGCGGCGCAGGAGGACGACGCCCTGCGGGTCGGCGACCTCGTCATGGACGAGGACAGCCGCGAGGTGCACCGCGACGGCGACGAGGTCGCGCTCACCGCGACCGAGTTCGAGCTGCTGCGCTACCTGATGCGCAACCCGCGCCGGGTGCTCAGCAAGGCACAGATCCTGGACCGGGTGTGGAACTACGACTTCGGCGGCGACGCCAACGTCGTGGAGCTCTACATCTCCTACCTGCGCAAGAAGATCGACGCGGGCCGGGAGCCGATGATCCACACCGTCCGCGGTGCGGGCTACGTGCTCAAGCCGACGACGTAGGTCGACAGATGCGTCTCCCACGCTCCCTGACCTCCCGCCTGGTCATCACCGCGGTCGCACTGGTCGCCGTGGTGTCCGCCTCGGTCGGTCTCGCCACGGCGCTCGCGATGAGCGACCACCTCCACGACGAGCTGGACCGGGAGGTGCTGTCGTCGGTCGACCGGGCCGGGGGCCCGCGCGCCGGCCTGCCGCTGCCGAGCCGGGACCGGCTGCTGGACCGGTTCGAGGGGGACGTGCCCGAGATCGGCAACCAGCGGCCAGGGACCCTGGTGGCCTTCCCCGGGCGCGACGTCGGGTTCGTGCTCAGCGAGCAGCGCGGCGAGGCCGAGCTGCTCGACGCCGAGGACCTGGCATCGCTCGCCGCGGTGCCCAGTGACGGCGAGGCCCACACCGTGGAGGTGGCCGGGGAGAGCTACCGCGTCGCGGCCGATCTCGAGGGGCGGCTGGTGACGGGGCTCCCGACCGGTGAGGTCGACCGCGCGGTGGCCTCGCTGGTGCAGTGGGAGGTCGTGCTGGGCCTGCTCGGCGTCCTCACCGCCGCCGGGCTCGGCACCCTGCTCGTACGCCGTCAGCTGCGTCCGCTCAACGAGGTCGCCGAGACCGCCCACGCGGTGGCGGAGCTCCCGCTGAGCGAGGGCGAGATCGCGATCACCGAGCGGGTGCCGGACCACCTCACCGACCCCCGCACCGAGACCGGGAA comes from Nocardioides panacisoli and encodes:
- a CDS encoding response regulator transcription factor, which gives rise to MNASSPTAPVRADGTPLTALIVDDEVNIAELVAMALRYEGWDVTTAHTGRAAVDAARQQRPDVVVLDLMLPDFDGMTALQRIRAFDPTVPVLFLTARDAVEDRVAGLTAGGDDYVTKPFSLEELVARLRALVRRAGVAAAAQEDDALRVGDLVMDEDSREVHRDGDEVALTATEFELLRYLMRNPRRVLSKAQILDRVWNYDFGGDANVVELYISYLRKKIDAGREPMIHTVRGAGYVLKPTT